taaaatgaaaataaagcataGTTGATACAGGATAATGAAACTGATGAGTGCACTAAATCATTACACAACTACTTCTTACGTGATTACTAAGTCCTTACTAAGAACTTGAAAGAGGAGTGACCAATGTAATTTTCTAGGTTTATGGGCATTATTTGGAAGTTCTTATCTAGTTCCTTAGAAATCTGTCTCTTGTCTTATTTAGTAGCAAAAACTAATCAGactcctgctgccacaggaacCATAAATCAAAGTCTCGAGATGTTCCCACTCAGGGTGAACGTAAACTCAGTGTAAACCAAAGTGAGTGGCAGTTTGCCATCGTGCACTGAGCTGTCACGTGGGGCCCAGGACGAGCAGCTGCCCCACTGTCTGTGTGAGGGATGGTGACCTCCAGCAGATGGGCAGGCTGGACTCTTGGCCATGCAAATCCTTTTACCTGGGCTGAATCCGACAAGGATCCCGGCTCTGAGCCCTTGGCATCAAGGGGTTTTGCATCTTATGGGAGGGTGAGTTCCACCAGTCACAGGAAGACTGTGGTGGGAAAGCTCATCTGTCAAGACGTGGTGGATGCATAGGTTCTTCAGCTACAGGAGAGGAGCAATGGCATGTGTGGGGCTGATGAGCTTTTCCTAATTTCCAGTGAGTCAAATAAGGTTAAATAGTGCATCTTCAGTGAATTGGGTCATTGGCAGTGACCTGTTCTAGAAAAGTGGCCTCTGATACAGAAAATCTGATGGGCTGTTAAAGAAGTTAAGGCACTTTTCATTTCCCCTTCCTGGGCAAAGCACAAGTTGATTAGGAACACTAAGATGATTACCTCTGCTTTGCTGGATCTCTCAATTATGCCCTAATTAATATTGATTAAAATCTGGCAAAGGCAGCTTAAAGCACCTGCTGGGGTTTTATCTTCAGTTACTTCTTCACCCAAAACCTCCAGCTCTTAAACTGCACAATACAGTCTGACTATTACAGATCCAGCTGCATCTGTGAGGGCAGGAGCCTCCTCCTACAAACTGCACCTTTGGTCCAGCTGTTTAAGGAAGGATTTGTCATGGCAGCTCTTAGCTCGGGGTCCCTGGTTGTTAATGTGACATCCCAGGACAACAGGCTTGGGATCTCGTAGTTTTAGGTTTAAACTAAATGTCTCTCCCCCTGTACTGGGtgctggtgaggccacacctcgagtgctgtgtccagctctgggccacTCAGTTCATGAGGGACATTGAGGGGCAGGAGAGagcccagagaagggaacagagctggggaagggtgtGGAACACGAGtcctgcagggagaggctgagggagctgggaatgtttaggctggagaaaaggaggctcaggggtgaccttattgctctctacaactccctgacaggagggtgtagccaggtggggactggtctcttctcccaggtaaccaGTGACAGAGGAGAGGACCATcaggagaggttcaggttggacagtAGGAAGGACTTCCTCACAGGAGGTAAGATTAGACATTGgcatgggctgcccagggaggtggtgcagtcaccgtccctggaggtgtttcaggaaaggctggatgtggcactcagtgccctgGTCTGGGTGACACGGTGGTCATAGGCTGGACTCGGTATCGCCGAGGTCTTTTCCAGCAATCCGTGATTGTGTGAAGAAAGCCCTGGAGAAGTGGAGCCGTGAACTCTGAGCCCCGCCCACCCCCCCTTCCTCCCCGGCCCCTCGCAGTGTGTCGAGGAGCGTTTTAAGACACAGAGAAGCGGGTCCGGGAACACCGGGACGGGCACTGTCCTGGGATGGGAACTGCCCCGGGATGGGAACTAAACCGGGATGGGAACTGCCCCGGGATGGGAACTAAACCGGCACGGGCACTGTCCCGGCTCCTGCCTGGATCGGGTCTGGAGCGAGGAGAAAACAGCCCCGTGGAACCACGCTGCTCGGGGACAGCAATTACTACtatggaatattttaaattatctgtttTCTACTTATACATATATAATGTATATGTTTTGCTTATAACATGCTGAGTGTTTCAGACTGGGCTTTGTTTGCCGCCGCTTTGAACGCTGCACAATCGAGCCGTGGGGACCGGGAACACCTCGCGCGCGTCGctgttatttgttttcctttaggCAGTAAATGCAGACCTGCATTCCACGGCCGCACCCAAACTCCAGCCCCTCGCGCCGCCGGACCCTTCCTGTCCCGATCCCGGAGCGCTCCTGCTTCTCTGTACCAGCTCCCGGGAGCTGGCCGTGCCGGTTCGCCGTGCCCGCCCCATCCCGGGGCTATCCCGGGGCTCTCCCGCCGTCCCGGGCCCGCTCCGGGAGGCGATGAGGGAACGCCGTGGCTCCGCCCCTTCCCGCGTGATGTCACCGCGCCGGAAGGGCCTCGGCGCTCCCGTGACGTCAGCGCTTCCTTCTTTCCCGGGGAGGCCGGAGCGAGGTAGGAGCGCGGAGGCCGCGGTGCCGGTCCCGGTCCGGATCCGCCGCCATCCGCGCCCGGGCGGCCGCGGGAAGGGGCAGGGCGGGgacggggccggggcggggtgCCGCTGAGCGTGTGGCGGGTGCCGCTGAGCGTGTGGCGGGTGCCGCTGATCTGTCCCCGCGTCCCCGCAGGGCGCCATGGGCCGCGTCATCCGCGGGCAGAGGAAAGGCGCGGGCTCCGTGTTCCGCGCCCACGTGAAGCACAGGAAGGGCCCGGCCAAGCTGCGCGCCGTGGACTTCGCCGAGCGGCACGGCTACATCAAGGGCATCGTCAAGGTACGGGCGGCCCCGGGGTGCCCGAGCCCCGCTCCTCCTGCGCTGCCGCTGTGCCCGCCGCCCCTTGGCCGGATCCAGGGTTCTCTGTTCTTAGACAGATCCTATTCCGTGAAAAGTTAAACTCTTCTAGGTTTATGAGAACATCTCAGCAGGGAGGGCacccttggccagcagcaggattttctgctgcagctttgctaAGAGTAGCAGTACCAGCGTGGTTTTATGGCACCTAAGAATTCCCTGTACCTCAGGAAACATGGCTGGGGAGTTTCCCATGTAGTTGACTGcatattaaaaacaacaaacaaacaaatcttaGTAAATGCCAAGTGATATCCATCATTTTAGTCTTGAGCAGTAGGAGCAAGGCAGTACCTGTGTTTGGGGTGTGATGGTGGTTCAGGGGTGTCAGGGACTCCGgagtgccagcagtgctgctggctgctctgggcagccctTCAGTGTTTTACAGCTCGGTCATGTTCAGGTTGTAGAGAGAATTTCCCTCACCCTCGCCTGTCTGAGGTGATGATGGCAGGTGGGTAGCAAGGCTTGACTTGAACTTGGTCATACATAGGGGATTTGGCCAACAGGGCTGGGAAAATGTCAGCAATGGACACCAGCAGTTTATGGGCTGTCCTAAAAGACAGAGGCATCTTAGAGATGTGTCAGAGTCACTTGTCTGTAAATACATGGCTGGGTGTTTTAATCCCAGTGTGCTTCAGGAACAGAATGGATGTGTTTCTTTAAGTGTAAAAGAAACAACAAGTCTGTGCTTCCTAATTTAGGAGCTTCAAAAACTTCGTTTTACCTGATTGCACAATGTTAGAAATGCTTCAATCCCAAGGAAACACATGGAGAAGTCactgcctgtgcccagctctgacCTGCCCAAAGGTGGTTGGGCAAAGTGAAAGTGGATTTCTTAGTATGGAGAGACTGGATACCTGCAGAATGTCAGGAATAAAACTGCTCAGACAGGATTAGCTACAAGCAGCACACTTATCCAGGCATTATTTTGTGATCAGTGAATGATTTGGGCTAGAAGGGACCTggaagctcatccagttccagtcctgttgccatgggcaggggcaccctctgctatcccaggttgctccaaggcccatccagcctggctatgaacacttccagggatggggcagccacagcttctctgggcagcctgtgccagggcctgcccacctcTCAGGGAGGGCTTCCTGTGATAGGATGGGATGTAGGTGCTGGGGCTCGTGTCATACCAAAGGTGACCCTTCAGCCCTGAGAAGTGTCCTGCTGAGAATCGTCCCGGAGTGACCATCCCCCTCTTCTCGAAGCTCTTTGAttcctgcagagcccctggcaggggccGTGTCCTGCCCTAAAGCAGCTCTGCATTCCCACAGGACATCATCCATGACCCCGGGCGGGGCGCTCCGCTGGCCAAGATCGCCTTCCGCGACCCCTACCGCTTCAAGAAGCGCACGGAGCTGTTCATCGCCGCCGAGGGCATCCACACCGGGCAGTTCGTGTACTGCGGCAAGAAAGGtgggcagggccgggctggggctggccagggctgggctgggctgggtgtcccagctcctggagttTGGGATTCTGGCGtgcaggctctgtgctgccGCCCTCCCGTGTTCAGCAGGGCTGTAACCCTGGCCCAGGGCCCCCagtgaagctgtggctgctctctTGCTCTTTGCAGCCCAGCTGAACATCGGCAATGTTCTGCCCGTGGGCACCATGCCCGAGGGCACCATCGTGTGCTGCCTGGAGGAGAAGCCCGGTGACCGCGGGAAGCTGGCGCGCGCCTCCGGGAACTACGCCACTGTCATCTCCCACAACCCCGAAACCAAGAAAACCAGAGTGAAGCTGCCCTCAGGCTccaagaaagtaatttcttctgCAAACAGGGCTGTTGTGGGTAAGGAGCAATCACTGTGAACTTGTCGCTGGGCTTCTTGTCACCGAATCTTCCAAACAGGGCCCCACTTACAATAACCATCTTGAAAATAGTGTCTTGTGCAGGCTGGACAGTCTGTGCTCAGATGCTTGCCTTGTATTTTACTCCTGCATTACATTTGCATGTTGCTAACATGCAACTAGCATGCAATTAGCATGTTGCTAATTTGGAGGTTTCACCTAGTGAGAGGACAGCAAAGTAGATGCTCATTGTCCTCAGGCTGTAGTGGAACTGCTCAACCTGTAAAATCTGCAGTCCTTAGGGAAGGACTTACATGGGAAATGGCATTTTGATTTCCTGCTTTTGGTACACTGGAGAAGCCTGTTGTTGGTATCAGGTGGGTGGAATGTTCTGGGAGGTCTGACAGGGAATGACAAAACCACTGCCAAGAAGCAGAGGCTGCACCAGGTTTGTTGTGCACCTGACTGACAGCTGAGATGGCTGCTGGTGACACTTGCCTGCCTCTGCATGGGAGACACCAAAGTGAGTTATCTGGTGTGTTAATCCAGTAAAATTGACTCAGTAAATCATGAAACAAGTAGGTATTTGACCTCAAAGTTCTTCACAGTCCCCTGAGCTCTTTCATTGCAAATGCATACTTCATTTGAAAAACTTAATGTTGGTCAGGAAATCGAAGCAGTAAAACTGGCAGTGCTTTAGAAAGAAAGCTCAATCCGTGTGTATTGGATCAGAAAGAAGGCTGTAGCTCAGCTCTGATGTCACTGTTGGTGTTGGCTTTCCGTGGTACTGGTGTGTGCTGTGTTTGGGTGTCACCATTCCTgccattccctgcaggaatcGTGGCTGGTGGAGGCCGTATTGACAAGCCCATCCTGAAGGCCGGCCGTGCCTACCACAAGTACAAGGCCAAGAGGAACTGCTGGCCACGTGTCCGTGGTGTGGCCATGAACGTGAGTCTGTTTGGAgtcatccctgtcccctctgacAGTTCAGGGAAGATTTGTGGGATACTGGGACGAGCCTGGCATGTATCTGGGAGGGAAGCCTCCCAGATAAATGTGCAGCCACAGGGTGAATTAGCAGCACTtgatggtgactgcaccacgTGAAAAGTGAAGCAGTTATTTCTTTGTCCCCTTTAACCTGTTTATTTCTGTTGACCATCAGTTTCTGTGGTTTCATTGCTGTCTTGCTTTccccctgcacagcctgtggAGCATCCCTTCGGAGGAGGCAACCACCAGCACATCGGGAAGCCCTCGACCATCCGCAGGGACGCTCCCGCGGGACGCAAGGTCGGGCTCATCGCCGCGCGCCGCACGGGGCGGCTGCGGGGCACAAAGACtgtgcaggagaaggagaactGAGCTCCCACCCTGCGGGCCACGCAATAAATTTGTACAACAGAGCTCGTGTGGAGTTCGTGGtgtctgctgctgcagtggggatAAAACTGGGATCATGTTCAGCACACAAAGTTGTGAGTGGAGATTCAGGGGTTTTTCCCCTTGCCTTGGAGAGCAGGGATTCTCTCAGCCAGCACTTGCAGTCTGTAAGCTGGTCCTGCAGGCTGGGGTAACACTGCTGGGGATGCTCTTGTGCCCTGGTGAGATGCCCATGTTGGCCTGGTTCCGTGGAAGCTGAGGCCTGACGAAGCAATCAAGTAGTCCTGTGGTTAAACTTGGGAATCTGGCTGAAGGGATGCTCAATTTTCTAAGTTTATAGCCTCTAACATAAtggttttccatttttatcttttgGGGGCGGGGGAAGCTTGAGAGTTGCAAACTTGGGAAGTAtttcagctgctctccctgcaagGTTTGGGCTTCCTTTTGGAACTGTGAGGCTCAAGCCAAATGGAAGGTGCCTAAAAATTTTGAGGTGTCGCACAGACTGCCCCCTCTACTCGTTAGTTTTTGGGAAGGGGAGACAGCTTCAAACATCTCCCCTTTGGAGGTTGGTCATGATGGGATATTCCAAGGTGCTGCAGAAGCAATAATGTCCACTGGGAAGCTGTGGAAGCGTCCTGTGGAAATGCTGTCCCAGGATAGCTGTCCTGTGAAAAGCCAGCTTTTGTAAGGGAATGGGAAAACTAATGGGGTTTAGTGCAAAATGGCTTTATTTACAGCTTTTCTGGACTGGCcttaggaagaaaaaatcaCTGAAAGCAGATGGGGCTCACCTTCATGGCTGAGCACACCCAAAGCCAGGGCTCCTGTTGatctggagcagctctggctgtgctggaggggtCTGTGCCAAGGGCCAGACTTCCATGTATGGGAATGACTTGATTGATGGGAGTCCAGTGGAATGCAAAGTGGGAAAAGTCATTTCTACACCCACCCACAAATCCAGTACTGGAGCTGGCCACGTGTGTCTGGGGAGGGAAAGGCGATTTGAAAAGCCCAAGCCACACCTTGGGGAAAGGCATCAAATCCcactggggagaaaaagcaaagcaagggcaagttttgtttgtttatattgCTCCAATTCCACCAAGGTCTGAAGTTCCCATCTGTTCTTGCCATGAGGTCAGAAGCTCTTGGGTTCCTGTGCTCTCCTGACAGGGCCCACAGTGTAACACTACTCCCAAACACCATCACAAGAGCAGCTGAAGTATTTAATGTTCCACAAGAATTTGCATTAAATGCACCTAAAGGACTCAGAAAACCATGGTTTCCAACCACATTTGGGTCAACCCCGTATGTTTTTTTGGGAAGAGGGAGATGGTTACTGACCCttggctgcctctgctgctgttccaggcTCTGACACTGCCCACCAGTGTTCACAGCCACAGGGTCAGTGCACCAAGTCTCTAAGTAGGGAGTAATTAATACATATTATTAAATAAGTTGCATATTACAGGCTTTAATGCAGCTCCAAACACATTTAATGTAAACATACAAGGTGCAATGCCAGAAGTCTCTAAATTCACACAGTAATATGAGGATTTCAaagatttttctcccttcaCCAAACTCCAGTTGCAACTACTATTCCAGTGCAGTCTTCTGTTACCTACATGAACGTGGAACTTCAAAAAGCCACTGTGATCCTGGCAAATGACCAGAAGACTCAAGGGGCAAAATGTTCctccagccccaacacctccaGTGCTAAAAGTCTGTGAAAAGAAACATGAGAGAAGAGGGAGTAAGATACAGCAAATAAACAATGAAAGGCTGTAAAGAAACCAACCCTCAATGAAAAATGTAAgtaaactgaaatatattttctaaaccAAAGGTCTAATTTAAGCTGTAGAATAGAGGTGAACTCCAGCAGTTTACATGACAGGGGAAGTTAATACAATTAACAATGcagtaaaaatttttaaaataccaataAAAATATACAGGTGAATTCCTAACGAGCCTAACTTCAGGCTGGGAGGATCTGTGAAAGcactgaagaaatgaaaacGGGGCTGAAGTTAAGCCGGTCGCTGTCCTCTGCGTGGGCTGAGCACCTGGCAGCAGGTtcagctgagcagggcagaggctcCCTCTGAATCTGCACTGCAGAAACGAGGAATTCACCAGGCCAGGGTcagtgcagaggagcaggagctgaggagctgcCGAGCACAGGAAAGCACAAACCTGGCTGTGAGGTGGGCGGGTGTCCCGGCTCGActgaggcagctccagcacaaaaacactttcaaatgtaaatgaagcaaaataaacacaaaccgTGTTCAGCAGAAAGCACACGGCTCCTTCTGTGGTCTTGCCCTTCTTCTACCCCCACAGCTCATTGTATGGAATCATAGACTGGTTTGGGGTTGAAAGGACCTggaagatcatctagttccaagccccctgcTGTGGGAGTAATTATGTAATGTGTTGTAATTATGCTTTAATTGTGTATCATAATCAGCAACCTCCTGCTCAAACCAACTGTTTTAGCAGCATGACAGAATACCCAGTTGATTTGCTTATATGGTTTATATCCAGGATACTTCACTTCATGGAGGATCATCTCAATTCCCAGCCCTAATACCATACAGAAGACATGAGCTACTATAGATACAGTCAAACTTAAAAACCACAGCCATGCTCATTagtaaaacaataataataatgattattatattattaaacCCCCTCACATAAAGATTAGCACAGTTACAAAAATCTTGAAATGAAGCAAactgttttaaagaaagatgTTAAGTGTTCCTGCAGAATTCTCAGAGGTTATTTCCAGTATAGGGCTTTGtttgctaaaagaaaaaaaaaaataaagatatgtACCAGTGAAGCACTAAAGCCTTCCTTTAGAAGGGCTTCAAATTTCCATCTACTGAAAGagcaaactgcattttctttatactttttaaagaaGCACCAAGTGCTACCTAAACATGGACCGGTATCACAAATTCCTTCCAGTAACAGAACCCTCATTAGCATCACTGTCCCCTGCCAACACCTCCGTGGAAGCAGTAGGGAGGGTCTCTTCACCCGGGGGTCACTGCCCCGGGGCTTTCCACAGCACCACCTCCCACCCCGACTGCCCAGCCTTGAGAAATCAGAAAGGGGAGCAGTTCTGGAGGATCCACAGCCTGCTGCACACTGGTGCAGGCAGGGAAGAACTGCAGAAGGAGATGTAAGGAAACAGTGAGGTGAAAAAAGGCCAGAGCAAGCCCATGCAGGGAGTTTCTGCAAATAAGAGAGGGAAAcaagctccagcagcaggataATGATCCTGACTGTTATGCTGAAGCTACCAGGTAAGTATCTATCAAATCCAAGGAAAATGCTTCAGGCTGTATTTTCAGCTAATGTAAAAACCACAGGAGCCCAAATTCGAAAAGGTTTCAGGGAGTCAGGTGTTCAATAAATCATTACAGCCTCCACAGaggttaaattaaaaaatggctttttttgtcCTGTGGCATTAACAAATTCTCAGAGAGAAATGTGAGAACAGAAACATTCGTGGGAgttgttttacatttttgctgTCTTCATCAAAAGCTTTCTTCTCACAGTTTACAGCAACCCCCCACTCCCAGTGATCTGTTGGGATACATCCAAAGTGTACCCTAAATTCTCAGTTTTGCCACCATGTCAATGTCCAGAGAATTCACACTCACATCCACTCAGATGGGTGACATCGACCTAACAGACCAAGGATAAACTTGGtgttacagaatcacagaattgtcaGGGTTGGAGGGACCCCTGGAGATTATCCAATCCatccccctgccaaggcagggtcacctggagcaggtgacacaggaatgcATCCAGGTGGGtctggaatgtctccagagagggagactccacagctgttccagagctctgccaccTTCAttgtaaagaagttcttcctcatgccAAGCTGGAACCTCTTGTGTCACCTGCTTCcatattttccttcttaaattgtttttttatttcatgttagTACCACAAATTCCCAGAAATTTGCCACTGTTTTCCACTTTCATTTGCATATCTTCAAGAGCAAACTTGGGGAACCAAAGGTTTCTGGTAGCTCTCCATTGGACCCACCTCATGTTCCTTTGGGAGATGGCCCTTGCTGGGGCAGAGCAAAGCAGGGGCCACGTGGCAGGCACAGGGGtcacagcagctccccagcagctgcaccagctCCTCTTGGCCTGGAATGTGACAGGAcactgtccctggagcagcagccactcCCAGAGACTCTGGCCCTCACAGGCATGAAGGTGATGCCAGGAGCGTTCCCAGCTCGTCTCCAGCCACCAGAGCACCATCAAACCACTCTGTGGATGCTACAGGAGgtgcaaaggcagcagcaaacCTGGCTCAATTTGAGCTTTATTTCCCTGTCTTCATCACAGCGAGTCTCCTCCACCAACAACTTGGGtatattgtattttaataaattcaaCACAAGAGGCCTCCACTAGCCCGTTCTTCAATTAAGTCCACATTTTATTTATGGTTTGCTGTTGGTACTTCAATCAgatttatatatacataatcTAAAACCTACATCAAAACCATGTTGACTGCTCTGAAGACGGAGAGAAGTGACACGATTGAAGTTTTCTTCCACAGCTCTATGGTAAGTCTACATTCCCACAGCAGGTTTTTGGTTCAGGTTGCAGAAGTGTTCAGAATGCCAATGCCAGGTCTCTCTCAGACTCGGAGTGGGAGGGTTACAGTTctctttcagcatttcagtCTTACACACAACCACAGTAGCAATcagtaacatttttttgttCTAGATTAACACCTGGGTTGATCTGCAGAATCCTGGCTTTTCACATTCCCACATTTCCCTTTCTAAACCCTCACCAACACAGCTGGAAAACCAAGTCCCTCCCTGCGACTGCTGCGTTACTTGAACATTAATTGTGAGAGGATTTGATGCTACTTCACACGGGAGGCAGCACGAGaggctgaggagaaaaatgtttgtgAGTCCTCACGGTGCCACCTGAAAAAGGCCAGTTCCTTCACTTGGATGCAAACACAGGTACCTCAAACGAGTCCATTTATccccagggaggcagggacTGCCCGTGCCTGCCCAGCAAACAGCCCCACCAGGTATTT
This sequence is a window from Vidua chalybeata isolate OUT-0048 chromosome 2, bVidCha1 merged haplotype, whole genome shotgun sequence. Protein-coding genes within it:
- the RPL8 gene encoding 60S ribosomal protein L8 is translated as MGRVIRGQRKGAGSVFRAHVKHRKGPAKLRAVDFAERHGYIKGIVKDIIHDPGRGAPLAKIAFRDPYRFKKRTELFIAAEGIHTGQFVYCGKKAQLNIGNVLPVGTMPEGTIVCCLEEKPGDRGKLARASGNYATVISHNPETKKTRVKLPSGSKKVISSANRAVVGIVAGGGRIDKPILKAGRAYHKYKAKRNCWPRVRGVAMNPVEHPFGGGNHQHIGKPSTIRRDAPAGRKVGLIAARRTGRLRGTKTVQEKEN